The Gracilibacillus caseinilyticus genome segment ACAAAAAAAGGGGTTAATGCAGAAGTTATTAACAGGCAAAACAAGATTTCCTGACTATACGGAAAATTGGAGCAAAGTAAGACTTGGGGAGTTGATAAAAGAAGCGAATGAAAAAAGCACTGTAAATAATCAACACCAAGTATTGTCAGTAACAAAAAATGGAATTATGTCACAGAATAAACATTTTAAAAAGCAAGTTGCAAGTGAAAATAACGTGGGTTATAAAGTTATAAGGAAAAACAACTTGGTGTTTAGTGCAATGAACTTATGGATGGGTAGTTTAGATGTACTAACAACGTTTGAAGTGGGCATTGTCTCACCTGCTTATAAGGTCTTTGAATTTCACACTGATAAAATCAATCCAGAATTTGCAAAGTACTTCATGAAAACAGAGTATATGATTTGGTTATACAAAATGAATTCTGAACAGGGTGCAAGCATAGTACGCAGAAATCTCGACCTTAAGGGTCTATTAAATACTTATGTGAAAATTCCAGCGATAAAAGAACAGAAAGAAATTGCAAATATTTTATTAAGTTCTGATAAAGAAATAAATTTCCTTGAAAAGGAAATTGAAGAACTGAATAAGCAAAAAAAAGGTCTCATGCAATTACTTTTAACAGGGCAAATTCGAGTGAAAGTGTAATGACTCTATAAGAGAGTTTAAGTGGAGGTGTGAACGATGCCAAGTGGAAGTAGGTATGATGAACGGTATATTAG includes the following:
- a CDS encoding restriction endonuclease subunit S, which translates into the protein MKQIHQRNKNIDKGIGILPEKWRVVELSEFIRLLNAGVSVNSEDRPANHNQYGVLKTSAVSNGVFYPSENKIIKEDEITRAKLNPIKGAIIISRMNTPELVGEIGYVDKTYKNLFLPDRLWQTEYNEKISGKWLASLLTLWEFKKQLKNIATGTSGSMKNISKKAFLSLKVPYPPYEEQQKIAKILLTWDKSVELKEKLIEQKKEQKKGLMQKLLTGKTRFPDYTENWSKVRLGELIKEANEKSTVNNQHQVLSVTKNGIMSQNKHFKKQVASENNVGYKVIRKNNLVFSAMNLWMGSLDVLTTFEVGIVSPAYKVFEFHTDKINPEFAKYFMKTEYMIWLYKMNSEQGASIVRRNLDLKGLLNTYVKIPAIKEQKEIANILLSSDKEINFLEKEIEELNKQKKGLMQLLLTGQIRVKV